GCCGACGAGTACGCCCACGCTGACCAGTACGTCGCTACCGGTGTGGGAGGCGTCGGCGATAAGGATGTCACTCTGGAGTTCCCTGCCTTTTTTCCCCTCGTACCAGGCGACCCCGATGTTTACCGCCAGAGTGAGTCCCATGACGATGAAGGAGCCGGCGTCTACGCGGGGAACTTCCCCGCCGCCCAGGATTCTTTCGACCGCCGCCGAGCCAATCTTCCAGGAGGCGAGAAGCAGCATCGCCCCTATCATCGTAGAGGCGTAAGTCTCGTATTTGCCGTGGCCGTAAGGGTGGTCCGAATCGGCGGGCCTCGCGGCCATCCCCATCCCGATAAGCCCGACGACGTTGCTTGTGCCGTCGAAGACGGAGTGAAAGCCGTCCGCCTGCATCGAGACCGAATCGATGAGTGTTCCGTAAACGAGTTTACCGAGAGCGACGGCGACGTTCAGGCCGAGGATGACCCAAAGCACCCTCTTTACCGAGGCGCTGCGTCCGCTGTCCGAGCCGTTTTTGCGGTAGCCCATGAAATCCCCGAAAAATCCTTTTAAAGCGTGGGAAAAGACCCGCCAATGTTATCAGGGAGCGTTGCCGCGCGCGAAAGAAAATCGACAATTGAGCACGGCTATCATTTGCGGAGTCTTTTTCGCCGATATGGTATCATTTCCGCAAATGGAGGGTTCATGAGACCGAAGCTTTTAGCCGCAGCCGTGCTTGTCTTTTTTGCGACGTTTTTCGCGCCGTTTCAGAAGGCCGACGCCCGGATGAACGTGGTCGTCTATCCGGCATGGGGCTGCATGGGCGACCCGACGGGAATGTACCTCGGCCTCGGGCTGGTGGGCGGAAGGGTGGCCTCGGATTCGCTTACCTATGAATCCGAAGGTGTCAGCGGCTTTGACTTTACCCTGGGCTACCGCTTCGTGGAGCAGTTCTCCTTCGACCTCAGCATAGTGGGGGCGAACGAGTACCTGCCGGTGAAGCCCACCTCCAACATCTACTACCCGGGGGATTCCGCCGAATTCTCGGTCCTCTACCTAGGAGTAAAGGCGGACCTCTTCCCCATGTCGGAGACCGGCTGGACGCCCTGGCTGGGCTTCGGCTTTGCCTTCCCTTTCCTCTCGTGGAGAAACTACTGGTACAGCCAGGACGGGAGCGCCCCGTACCTTGCGGTGGGGCTGGATCAGGAACTCGGCAGGGGGTTTTTCCTTCGCGGCCGCTACTCGGCCTTCCGCTCCGGCATGACCGATTTTTACGGCTACGAATCGCCCGATCTGACCTTTTCGGCGTTCTCGCTTTCGATAATGTACGAGTTCGGAAGGGGGCAGTGGGAGGAATAGCGGTAGGAGGGAAACGACGATATAAGACCCGTTTCCGGCGTCGCGTGCTCGCTCAAGGGCTCGCCGTAGCGCTGCTACTGCCTCGCCCTCTCGCTGCGCGGCTCCTTGTAACCGGGCCCTCTATCGTCGTTTCCAGCATCTTTCAAAAGCCGGGCTCTTAGAAGTCCCCGTTTAAATCTTCACCACCTTCGCAAGCGGCTTGATAAACTCCTGGCGCAAACTCCAGGTGTAGGCCCCGACAGCGGTGACGAGGAGGAGGTCGCCGGGCTCGGGAGGTTCCCCCTCCACCTCGAAGCCCCAGATGTCGTGCGGAGTGCAGAGGGAGCCGGTCACGAGGCATTTAGAGGTCTTCCGGGAGGGGCGGGAGAGGTTGACCACGGGGCAGTAGTCGGTTTCAAACTTGTCCAAGCCGACGATGTTGGTTCCGCCGTCGGCGATTACGAGATCCCCCCCCTTTTTGTCCAGAACCGTCAAAAGAACCTGCATCGCGTCGTCGCACACCCACCGCCCCGGCTCCGCGTAGACCTGCGGGCGGGCGAGAGGAAATACGTGTTCTTCGAGGGCGGCTCCAATCGCCCCGGCGAATTCCTCGACAGGCGCGGCGGGAATGAGAAACGGGCCGTTGCCGTTCGAGCAGTCGATGCCAGCCGCGCTCAAAAGTTTGCCCCGCTCCGTTCCCCCTGCGTTCAGCCACTCTCCCCGCTCCGGCCAGTAGCCTCCGCCGATGTCGAGAAACTCCAGCATTCCGGCGCGCGCTTTCCCGAGCTTTTTCAGGGTGTTTCCGACACGGCCGATGAAGTTCACCTGCGCGGAGGGGTTCATGTTCCAGCTCGTGTGAAAGTGAATCCCGCGAACCTCTACGTTTCCGAGTTTTTCAGCAAGGGAGATGAACTCTCCCAGACGCGAGGACGGTATCCCGAACTTCCGCCAGAGCCCGCGGGTGTCGTTGGTCAGCCTGACGCCGATAGTCACGGTCTTCCCCGCGCTCTTCGCCGCTGTGGAGAGCCTTTCCAGTTCCCCGAAGCTGTCCGCCAGCACCGTTACGCGGGGATGGTTCTCCACGGCGAGGGCGAGCTCCGGCAGGGTCTTTCCCGGCCCGGTGAAGAGGATGGAATCGCACCCGGTTTCAAGGGCCATCGAAAGCTCGACGCCGCTTGATACGTCGAGGCCGTAACCGATTGAGGCGAGTCCGCGGCTGACGAAGGGGTGGTTGTTGGATTTCACGGCGAAGTGCGGGCGGAAGTTCTCTATCCTTGCCGAGAAGACCGACCTGAACCTTTCGGCGCGGCGAAGGAGGTTTTCCTCGTCGAAGACGATGAGGGGCGTTCCGTGCCCTTCGGCCAGCCTTTTGTAATCTTCCGCCCGCGCGAGATTGGGCGCGAGGTGGGCGATGACCGCTTCGCGGGGGAGGGGAAGGTCTCTCTTCGCCAGCACCTTTCTCGCCTTCGCCGCAAAACCTTTCATCGCGCCGCCTCGTATTCGACTTTCAGGAGCGCCGATAAAGTTTCGCACTGCTCTTCGAGGCTCGCCGCAGGGCCGGGCTCGAAGATGACGTGGCCCAGCACGAAGGAATCGTAATCCTCCGGGGGCAGGGCGACGAGGTGTCCGGGGCTCCTTCGTATATACACCTCGCGGACGCCGGGCGCGGCGGCTATCTTCCCGGCGTCGATGGATTTTATGACGCCGGCCTTCTTCGCCAGCAGCCGCAGCCCCGCCATAGTCCTGTAATCTTCCTCACGGGGAAGAGCGAGTGGTCTGCCTTCGGCAAGGTCAAGCGCCGCGCCGATGGTGTCGAAGCCGGAGGCCAGCCGGGTGAGGTGGGGGATGCAGTCGCCGGAGGGGCGCGGAGTGAGTTCCAGAATTACCGGCCTACCGAAACTCACGAAGAAGTCCGCCATCAGAAGGCCGGAGGTAAAATCCAGCGCCCTTGCCGCGTACTCCATGAACTCTTCGAGCTTGCCGGGTGCCAGGCCGGTGCGTGCGAGGGCGGGGACGAGGTAGGCGAGGGTGCGCGGCGAGCCGTCTTCCCCGAGTTCCCGCACCTTTTTCGCCACCCGGAAGACCTTCGCATACTCGCCGGTGAGGATGAATTCGCAGCTGAACTCGTTAAGGTCAAGCCACTCCTCCACGACAATCCTGTTCCGGGGGGAGGTTCTGCCTCCCACGGGGTACATGCGAAGGTCGTGGTGGGCCGAGAGGCTGTCGAGTATGAAGTCCAGCGCCTTTGCCGCCTCTCCCTCCGTTTCGCAGCGAAAGACAAGCTCGCTTCCCGCGCCGGTGAGGGGCTTGAGGACCGCGGGGAGCCCGGTTATCGAAAGCGCCTTCGAGAGTTCCCTTTTGTTCCCGGCGAAGGCGGAAGCGGGGCAATAGACGCCTTTTTCATCCCAGACCCGCTTGCTCTCGTATTTGTTTCGGGAGAGGAGGACGGACCTCTCCGAGTGGAAGGGCAGTTTCCACCACCGGGCGATAACGCTCGCCAGCTCCAGTGATTCGCAGTCGTAGCAGGTCACGCCGGAAAGGGCGAGGTCATAGCGCGAAAGGTGTTCTTCGAGGTTTTGTGTGGCATATATAGCGCTAATATCGTCAGACAGGTCCGAAACCACCTCTTCGTCCGGCTCCGGCGCGGGCTCGACCGCTCCCTCGCGGTGGTGAAGGTCGGTGAGAAAGAGCACCCTCCCCGGCCATCTCTTGCGGATTAGCTCTACGTAATCCGGCGTCGTGCCCACCACCAGCACCCTCTTGCCGCTCATTTTTCGCCCTTTCGCTCGACGAGGTAAAGGGGGCGGGGAGTCAGGTGGAAGATCTTCTTCCAGGTGAAATCGCCGCAGAGAAAGTCCACCTCCTCGTAGCGCTCAGTACAGGCCGTTTCGATGTGGTGGAGGTTTATGAGTTTCGCCACGCCGGGAAAATCCCCGCTCGTTCCTCCCGCGAGCACAAGGTGGACTCCCTCGCGAAGGCAGCCTACGTCCACAGCCGCGACCTGCCCGCCTATGAGCACGGTCGTCACGGTGAGCCAGCCCTTCTCCCGGAAGAACCCGAACATATCGAGGAATGCGCCGCGAAAGCGCTTGTCGGAGAAGTATGAAAGCTCGCCGAAGCGCTCCTCGTTCAGGTCGAGTGCCAGCGGCGCGTCCTCGTAAACGCCCCGGCGTATCACCACCGACTTCGCCTCCAGAGCTTCAATCTCGCGGCGAATCTTCTTCAGGGTCTTCCCTGAGAACTCCTTTAAATATTCGCCGTAGTCGTAGCCGTAGGCCGGGGGATGGAAAAGGTAGCCGATCTCGTCCACCGGAAGGCCGAAGCGTTCTCCCGTACCCGGCGTCAGGTAGCGCAGGTAGAGGGAGCCCTCGACCGCGCCGGTGAGAAGGGAAAGCTCTTCACCCTCGGGGAGGGGGATGGAATTTTGTTCGAGCCAGGTCTTCCCGCTCCAGGTTTCCCCCGGAAAGAACCCCCAGCCGCCCTTTTCTTCCAGCCACGAAAGCGGCAAAAGCCCGACCGGCCCGTCTTCGCTTTCGGCGACGGCGAACAGGATCGGGCGATTGAAATGTCTTTGGAATATCTCACGAAGCTCCCAGAGGCCGGTTGCCCCGCGCGCCGGGAAAAATCTCTCCCACAGCGCCCGGCACTCCTCCGGGTCGCGTGTTACGCGGACCCTCAAGACGCTGCTAACGCCGGAAGGTGACGTTAAGCTCGACCCTCTCGCCGCTGAAGAATTTCATGGCGAAATCGGCCACCACGTCCGGGTCGTAGGGCTTGCAGCTGAAAACGTCGAGGTAGACCGTGTTGGTCAGATTGGCGAAGTGCGCCGAAATCAGCGAGGTTTCGATGAGCTGCACCATCGAATAACCCGCTACCTTCTCGTCCTCGCCGAAATGGACGACCTGCGTTTCGCCGAAGCGCTTCATCTCGATGAGGTCGCAAAGTTCGACGACAAAGCGGCGTATGAGGGCGGCGTCGCGTATGGCGTCGGGATCGCAAGCGTAGATGTCGATAGCCGAGGCGATGCCCCACACATTTTCGGCGGTGGCCATTTCAACGATGGTGCTGCGCTTAAGGGGGATGGCGCTGTTCATTTTCGTTAGACACTCCGATCTTCAAAAAGGCGCGGCTGGCGCGATTGAACCGTTTTTTGTTCCAGAGCTTCGTTCACGAAGCGGGTAAGAGCTGAGACGAGCGCGGCCCGAAGGTCGCGGAAGGTCTGGTCGATGTCGGCGTCCTCGGATGCTATCACCGCGAAAGAGTAATAGCCGGACAAGAACCCCGCCACCGCGCAGCCCACGCGGCGTAGCGCCGCCTTCGAGACCCCCACCTGGAGCATCGAGGCTATCAGCTTCTCGATGGACTCCAGATAGGTCAGAAAGGGTTTTTCAATGCCCTCGTAATTCTCTTTCAGCTTCAGGTCGGCCCTGCCCTGATAGTAGAGGACGAAATCCTCCCACCGCGTGCTGAAGAACTCTATGTGCGCGCCAATGAGTTGCTCCATAAGGTCGTGCAGATTGTGCGAATCGGCGCACCGCTTCTCCATCAGCTCGTCGAGGTTCCGTAGCACGTCGCCTATGAGTTCGGCCACGACCTCGTTCTTGTCGGAGAAGTAGTAATAAAAGGTTCCCTTGCCCACGTCGGCCCTGCCGGTAATCTCGTCGATCGTCGCCAGATCGATGCCGCGCTCCGCGAAAACTTCCCGCGCGGCGTTCACCAGCTTTTGCCGGGTGCGGCGGGCCCGCTTTTCAGAGCGGTTGATCTTTTCGGGACGCTTCCTTGCCAGAACCATTCTCTTCCACTCGACAGGGCCGGTAAATTAGTTGACTATATAGTCGAAAACGACCGGTTGGTCTACAGAAAAAAAGAGCCTGAAAGCAAAAAATTTCACGTACGTAACAATGCGGAATCATTAAGAAAACAATACAGGCTGAGGTCGGCGTCCCCGGAGGTGCCGCGCGCGTAAACTCCGCGAAAAAAACCGTGAAAAACGGCCATTTTCCGCAGCATGGAAAAGAGACTGCAAATGGCGGATAATTATAAAATGGGGACTTCATAAATCTGCGCCCGGCAAAACTCGCGGCAGAGAGGGCCTAAAGAAAGGATATTTCGCGGTTTTGCGCCGTTATATCTGTTGTTATTGGCGCGTGGGGAGGTATTATGGGGAACTGTATTTTATTCATTGGGAGGGATTAAAGCGGGATGAAGAAGACTCTTTTCGCAGTAATTGCATTAATCGCCGCCGTCGCGGTTTTCGTCGCGCTCCCGTGGTTTCTGGGCCGGGAGGTCGAAGCCCGCTTCAAGGACGCGGTCGAGGGGCTTTCCAGGCCGGGCAGCTTCCGGGTCAAGGTCACGGAATACAAGCGCGGCGTCTTTTCCTCGGAAGCCAGGGTCGAAGTGACGGTAGAGGTAAGCAATCTCGCGCTCGCCTCCGTCTTCGCCGTGGTGCCCGAATTTCAGAAATACACCGGCTACACCATCTACAACACCATACACCACGGCCCGTGGCCGATGGCGGGCACCTTCACCGGCGAATCCTCGCCGTTTTTCGCCCTCGGAGTAATGGACAGCGCAATCTACTTCAAGGATCCGCCCTTTCTCTTCTCCAACTACTTCGGCGATTCCTCGATAGCTACCGCCCGCACCTCCATAGGGCTCACCGGCGACGCCAGGCTGCGCCTCATCGGCACGCCGCTCTCCTACACCGCCCCCGACGGAATGCTCCTCATCGGCTGGAAGGGTTTTGACGGAAAGCTCGCCCTCGAAGGGGAAAAGATAACCGGCGGGCTCACCGGCGAGGGGCTCGATTTCGCCATCGAAGGCAACTCCTTCTCCATCGCGCCCTACAGCGCCCTCTTCGACTACTTCCTTCTACCCTCCGGAGTACTCGCCGGGACCCACGAGATAGAGGCGGGCGGCATGACGATGGTGGTTGAGAGCAAGAAGATCTACGAGATAACCGGAATAAAGGTCAAAGACACCTCGACCGTCGAGGGCGACCTGCTGGCGCAGGAGCACAAGACCTCCGTCGAAAAGGCCGAAGTTATCGGAAGCCTCTACGGCCCCGCCGAGCTCTCCTTCCGCTTCAAAAACATCGATTACCGCGCCCGTTCCAGCCTGCTGGACAGCCTCCAGCGGGGTGCGCCGCTCATCCAGTCGATACTCCAGCAGGGAAACTACTTCATGCTCGCCAACTTCGATTTTCTCGACGACGCGGGCAAGCAGGCGCTGGGCGCGATACTCTCCCGTTCGCCCGAATTCGAGATTCCCGAACTCTCCGTCGTCACTCCGCAGGGAAAACTTCTCGCCAAGGTAAAAGCCCGCTACAACGGCGGCGGCGAAACCCCCGAAAACGTCCTCGCCCTCATGGCGGAGCTGGACGTCGACTGGGAGGCCAGAATACCCGTCGCCCTCGCCACCGAAATGAAGATGAAAAAGAGCGTCTACTTCGTCACCGAAGGCGGCGACTACGTCATCAGGGGCGAGATGAGGAAGAGGAATATCACGGTTAACGGGAAGAACGTGTTTTCGATGTAGCGACGGCTAGCGTCGCCGCTCGCAAGACGGCTTCGGCTTTTGCCGCGATGCGGCGTAACGCAACAAATAGGTGTGCTTCGCACTTTTACAACTTGCCGGGCTTCGCCCCGCACCCTAGTCACTTCTTTTAGAAAGAAGTGACCAAGAAATCGGCCCGGACTCGTCGCTCGCTCTAAAGAGCGACCACTCGCTACGGCGGGGGCGTACGGGGCACCCGCTTCGCTAAGACCCCGCGCCGCCCTTTCCGCCTCCGCTCGCTGCTCCGCGTACGGGCCCCGAAGGGGAAGACGAAGTGAAGGCTCGCCGATAAGCGGAGTATTTGTTTGCTTATCGGCTCGAAGGTAAATTTGTTTACGATTCGCTTTGTTAAAATCGTGAGAGATTTAAGCCAATGGCAGATTACACATTTAGTACATTATCGCCCATAGATTTTGAAAATATGGTTAGGGACCTAATTCAATCCGAACGCTCGATTCGCCTTGAGAGTTTCAAATCAGGCAAAGACGATGGAATAGACTTTCGATGCTCTAAGTGTAACGATTCTATTCTTATTGTTCAGGCTAAACATTACTCAGGTACAAATTTTCGCAGGTTGTTGGCCGATTTGAAAATTAAAGAGAAGCCCAAAATTGATAAACTTAAACCGAACAAATATTTGATTGCGACCTCAGTTTCACTTTCCCCCGCCAATAAAGAAACAATACGCAGTGCCCTTTTCCCTCACATAAAAGTGACAGAGGATATTTACGGAAGAGAAGATTTGAACAATTTATTGGGGCTTTTCCCTGACATAGAAAGACAACATTTCAAGCTTTGGCTTTCTGGCACTTCAATATTAGAGGAGGTTCTCCATAGCAGGATTTTGAACCAAACTAGGATTGCATTGCAGGACATTAGTGATAAGGCACAGCTATATGTTGTAAACAATAGTTTTGGTCATGCATTACAAGTATTGAAAGATCATAATTATGTAATCATTGCCGGGATTCCTGGAATTGGCAAGACTACATTGGCGAAGATGCTTGTACTGCATTATTTGCGAGCAGACTATGATTTCATAAATGTTTCTTACGACATTGAGGAGGCGTACAGCATTCCAGATAGAAAGCGCCCAAGGGTTTACCTGTATGACGATTTTCTTGGCCGCACTTCACTTGAAGAAAAATTGAGAAAGAATGAAGATCATAGACTAATTAGCTTCATTAATTCAGTGATGAAAACAAAAACAGCAAAACTTATTTTAACTACAAGAGAGTATATACTACATCAAGCTCAGGCCACGTACGAAATGCTTAATAGTCCTATTTTCAATAAGCCACAGTGTATAGTCGATTTATCTCAGTACACTCAACCGATAAGAGCGCAAATACTATATAACCATTTGTACTTTTCTAGATTGCCTAGTAAATATGTTGAAGAAATAGTTCGCCAAGAAACCTATTTAAAGATAATTGACCATAAAAATTATAGTCCTAGAATTGTTGAATATATGACAGATCCTATGTGGGTTAGTCCAAGTGAAGCAAGTGAGTATCCGGGTATATTT
This portion of the bacterium genome encodes:
- a CDS encoding decarboxylase, giving the protein MKGFAAKARKVLAKRDLPLPREAVIAHLAPNLARAEDYKRLAEGHGTPLIVFDEENLLRRAERFRSVFSARIENFRPHFAVKSNNHPFVSRGLASIGYGLDVSSGVELSMALETGCDSILFTGPGKTLPELALAVENHPRVTVLADSFGELERLSTAAKSAGKTVTIGVRLTNDTRGLWRKFGIPSSRLGEFISLAEKLGNVEVRGIHFHTSWNMNPSAQVNFIGRVGNTLKKLGKARAGMLEFLDIGGGYWPERGEWLNAGGTERGKLLSAAGIDCSNGNGPFLIPAAPVEEFAGAIGAALEEHVFPLARPQVYAEPGRWVCDDAMQVLLTVLDKKGGDLVIADGGTNIVGLDKFETDYCPVVNLSRPSRKTSKCLVTGSLCTPHDIWGFEVEGEPPEPGDLLLVTAVGAYTWSLRQEFIKPLAKVVKI
- a CDS encoding cation transporter, with the protein product MGYRKNGSDSGRSASVKRVLWVILGLNVAVALGKLVYGTLIDSVSMQADGFHSVFDGTSNVVGLIGMGMAARPADSDHPYGHGKYETYASTMIGAMLLLASWKIGSAAVERILGGGEVPRVDAGSFIVMGLTLAVNIGVAWYEGKKGRELQSDILIADASHTGSDVLVSVGVLVGLGLVMLGFPLADPIIALLVALAILWTAFGVLRRSNEILSDRARLNVADVCRVAYGVQGVLGCHSIRTRGLASQIHVDMHIQVDPAATVSAGHAIAEEVERAVGDTLPGVVDVIVHLEPFDDYQYRKTLEERELLDSAGKQE
- a CDS encoding DUF945 family protein, which translates into the protein MKKTLFAVIALIAAVAVFVALPWFLGREVEARFKDAVEGLSRPGSFRVKVTEYKRGVFSSEARVEVTVEVSNLALASVFAVVPEFQKYTGYTIYNTIHHGPWPMAGTFTGESSPFFALGVMDSAIYFKDPPFLFSNYFGDSSIATARTSIGLTGDARLRLIGTPLSYTAPDGMLLIGWKGFDGKLALEGEKITGGLTGEGLDFAIEGNSFSIAPYSALFDYFLLPSGVLAGTHEIEAGGMTMVVESKKIYEITGIKVKDTSTVEGDLLAQEHKTSVEKAEVIGSLYGPAELSFRFKNIDYRARSSLLDSLQRGAPLIQSILQQGNYFMLANFDFLDDAGKQALGAILSRSPEFEIPELSVVTPQGKLLAKVKARYNGGGETPENVLALMAELDVDWEARIPVALATEMKMKKSVYFVTEGGDYVIRGEMRKRNITVNGKNVFSM
- a CDS encoding TetR/AcrR family transcriptional regulator, which gives rise to MVLARKRPEKINRSEKRARRTRQKLVNAAREVFAERGIDLATIDEITGRADVGKGTFYYYFSDKNEVVAELIGDVLRNLDELMEKRCADSHNLHDLMEQLIGAHIEFFSTRWEDFVLYYQGRADLKLKENYEGIEKPFLTYLESIEKLIASMLQVGVSKAALRRVGCAVAGFLSGYYSFAVIASEDADIDQTFRDLRAALVSALTRFVNEALEQKTVQSRQPRLFEDRSV
- a CDS encoding GNAT family N-acetyltransferase produces the protein MRVRVTRDPEECRALWERFFPARGATGLWELREIFQRHFNRPILFAVAESEDGPVGLLPLSWLEEKGGWGFFPGETWSGKTWLEQNSIPLPEGEELSLLTGAVEGSLYLRYLTPGTGERFGLPVDEIGYLFHPPAYGYDYGEYLKEFSGKTLKKIRREIEALEAKSVVIRRGVYEDAPLALDLNEERFGELSYFSDKRFRGAFLDMFGFFREKGWLTVTTVLIGGQVAAVDVGCLREGVHLVLAGGTSGDFPGVAKLINLHHIETACTERYEEVDFLCGDFTWKKIFHLTPRPLYLVERKGEK
- a CDS encoding ATP-grasp domain-containing protein; protein product: MSGKRVLVVGTTPDYVELIRKRWPGRVLFLTDLHHREGAVEPAPEPDEEVVSDLSDDISAIYATQNLEEHLSRYDLALSGVTCYDCESLELASVIARWWKLPFHSERSVLLSRNKYESKRVWDEKGVYCPASAFAGNKRELSKALSITGLPAVLKPLTGAGSELVFRCETEGEAAKALDFILDSLSAHHDLRMYPVGGRTSPRNRIVVEEWLDLNEFSCEFILTGEYAKVFRVAKKVRELGEDGSPRTLAYLVPALARTGLAPGKLEEFMEYAARALDFTSGLLMADFFVSFGRPVILELTPRPSGDCIPHLTRLASGFDTIGAALDLAEGRPLALPREEDYRTMAGLRLLAKKAGVIKSIDAGKIAAAPGVREVYIRRSPGHLVALPPEDYDSFVLGHVIFEPGPAASLEEQCETLSALLKVEYEAAR
- a CDS encoding S-adenosylmethionine decarboxylase, with translation MNSAIPLKRSTIVEMATAENVWGIASAIDIYACDPDAIRDAALIRRFVVELCDLIEMKRFGETQVVHFGEDEKVAGYSMVQLIETSLISAHFANLTNTVYLDVFSCKPYDPDVVADFAMKFFSGERVELNVTFRR